From the Hevea brasiliensis isolate MT/VB/25A 57/8 chromosome 15, ASM3005281v1, whole genome shotgun sequence genome, one window contains:
- the LOC131174055 gene encoding uncharacterized protein LOC131174055, with translation MAPSKGWMDLVGDRLNDVYLRGVEEFLDYAFKKTGRRGEIRCPCVKCSNTYSTTREVVGTHLKVYGIIRNYTFWYHHGERVGESESESNLESVEQSEDEPSNEMHDILRDLYPEFCGQDTNDMDMDIFACDIHKEESNEEANKFYRLLRDFEQPLYQDELLPQGSNLPQSYYDAKKVIQDLGLSYKKIDACVNNCMLYWKEDERLDFCKICGYSRWKTDKYNGEDKVKTNGKRIPKKILRYFPLKPRLQRLFMSTKTASLMRWHKDKRVDDGVMRHPADSMAWISFDKLHPNFASDSRNVRLGLASDGFQPFANSKMPYSVWPVLLIPYNLPPWMCMKQSNFILSMLIPGPEGPGDAIDIYLQPLVEELRELWETGIDTFDAYAQQNFKLHAVLLWTINDFPAYANLSGWSTKGKLACPCCNKDTCWMRLANGGKQCYMGHRRYLPLNHKWRNDNESFDGTRERGLPPKPLSGDDILDQVELKQLPSQLRYEFLGTNNTYPVIVNAKINSHQNNGYSGFFQIPIHPNDQEKTTFTCPYGTFAYRRMPFGLCNAPATFQRCMMAIFSDFIEDIMEVFMDDFSVYGSSFDICLANLSKVLQRYHAAIKYLLRKKENLS, from the exons ATGGCTCCTAGTAAAGGATGGATGGATCTTGTTGGTGATCGTCTTAATGATGTATATTTACGTGGGGTTGAGGAATTTTTAGACTATGCTTTTAAGAAGACTGGGAGGCGTGGGGAAATACGTTGTCCATGTGTCAAGTGTAGTAACACGTATTCCACCACACGAGAAGTGGTAGGGACACATCTCAAGGTGTATGGAATAATACGTAATTATACATTTTGGTATCACCATGGAGAAAGGGTAGGTGAATCTGAATCTGAATCTAATTTAGAAAGTGTTGAACAAAGTGAAGATGAGCCTAGCAATGAGATGCATGACATTTTAAGGGATTTATATCCAGAGTTTTGTGGTCAAGATACAAATGATATGGATATGGATATCTTCGCTTGTGATATTCATAAAGAGGAATCGAATGAGGAAGCGAATAAATTCTATAGGTTACTAAGAGATTTTGAGCAACCATTATACCAAG ATGAATTATTACCTCAAGGATCTAATTTGCCACAATCGTATTATGATGCAAAGAAAGTAATTCAAGATCTTGGTCTCTCATACAAAAAAATTGATGCATGTGTAAATAATTGCATGTTATATTGGAAAGAGGATGAGAGGCTAGATTTTTGTAAGATTTGCGGCTATTCTAGATGGAAGACTGATAAATATAATGGGGAAGACAAGGTTAAAACCAATGGGAAGAGAATACCAAAAAAAATTCTGCGTTACTTTCCACTAAAGCCAAGACTTCAAAGATTGTTTATGTCCACAAAGACAGCGTCTTTGATGAGATGGCATAAAGATAAGAGGGTAGATGATGGAGTGATGAGACACCCTGCTGATTCAATGGCATGGATTTCCTTTGACAAACTACATCCAAATTTTGCCTCAGACTCTCGCAATGTGAGACTAGGCCTTGCTAGTGATGGATTTCAACCTTTTGCCAATTCAAAAATGCCATATAGTGTTTGGCCAGTTTTACTCATTCCATACAATTTGCCACCTTGGATGTGCATGAAacaatcaaattttattttatcaatgcTTATTCCAGGTCCTGAGGGTCCCGGAGATGCAATTGATATCTATCTTCAACCTTTAGTAGAAGAACTAAGAGAGTTATGGGAAACTGGCATTGATACATTTGATGCATATGCACAACAGAATTTCAAGTTACATGCAGTTTTACTATGGACTATCAATGATTTCCCTGCATATGCGAACTTATCAGGTTGGAGTACTAAGGGAAAGTTGGCTTGTCCTTGTTGTAATAAGGACACCTGTTGGATGAGGTTGGCTAATGGAGGCAAGCAATGTTATATGGGTCATCGACGATATCTTCCTCTTAATCACAAATGGAGAAATGATAACGAATCTTTTGATGGCACAAGGGAGCGAGGGTTACCACCCAAGCCACTTTCAGGAGATGATATACTTGATCAA gtagaacttaagcaacttccttctcagctcaggtatgaatttcttggcactaataacacttatccagtaattgtaaatgcaaa aattaattcccaccagaaca atgggtattcaggattttttcaaatccctatccatccaaatgatcaagagaaaaccacttttacttgtccatatggaacctttgcttataggaggatgccatttgggttgtgtaatgcaccagccacttttcaaaggtgcatgatggcaatcttctcagatttcattgaagatataatggaggtttttatggatgacttttctgtttatggatcttcatttgacatatgcttggctaacctttctaaagttttgcagcgat atcatgctgctatcaagtatttactccgtaaaaaagag aatttgagttga